DNA from Nematostella vectensis chromosome 5, jaNemVect1.1, whole genome shotgun sequence:
aaaaaaaaaacatttaaggtaaaccacaggcaacccatcTAACATACAACGTCATTTCTACCACAATGGTCAATgcgataaaaaataaagcactTTGTgaagacatgacggaaaaaccctgAACATAAGATGCTCTCTTGTCAATAACTACTTAGGGGAATTTTCCGCCTAATTTGATTTGAAATGAGCTTATCGGAAACGTCaagtttttccgtcatgtccttTGTGAATCATATTGTGTGTACTAGCTTACTAACAAAATACATGTCAATTGTGGTCGATAGaatgatttatttattcataagGCAAACCCATGCTTTCGACATAaacccgtacccaggggggagtgcagggggtgcaaaccccaccaccccccccacccaccccactttcggttctcaatagacgtgctgttcgtagacaaaactataaagcataaggtAGTTCAATCTGGTATTTCATCAATCAcaagtcagacttttttttagccaaatccgacaataaacgtcccttgaagatactgcaaggcataaaaaaatccctttttgttctttcgggggtggtcagatttttatcagagaactccctccacCCTCCAAgggaaaaaaaagggaaaaataggtccactttttcggatttcgcaccccccccccccccccccccctcccaaaaaaaaaaaaaaaaacatttcccgGGTACGGGCCTGCGACAGCAAGTGGTTCTTCATAACCCAAATTAGAGCTGATTTAATTACTCGCATGAGCAAGAATGTGGATTTACTAATTACAAATGTGAACCAAGAAAAAAAGTAGGCCAGGTGCCTATACAGGAATAAAAACGATATtacaaaaattatattttaattattgAATGGCACTGCTCGTCCAATTGCCCAAGTGCACATTTGTCTCGAAAAACGGCAACCTCCCGTGTAAAACTGACTTTTCTTTGTGGTTAAATTCCGTCATTAGGACTAGAATAATAATCGAATCCacacaaagtaaaaaaatatatatgttgcTTCCCTATATGAGCAGAGTAATTTTAGAGGGTTGTACAAAATGACAATTTCTGTTGGATTCAATCCTGACGTCCTCGTGGTGATTCTATAATCCTTCTGGTCTATTTTTTACGGCCCGCGGTACCAGAGACCTGCGTGAAGGTCCAGCCGTTGTTTTGAATGGCGTTGTTGTATAAGTTCTGTCCGTTTTGGTTCCACAGTCCATTATCTCCGCGGCTATCATCCAGACGCTTTTTGCCATCACCGAGTTGATCATGAATGTAAGACTCCAGCGAGGCTAGAAATAGATGAAGCCACCGAAATGTCAGATTTCTTATATGCAGGAATGATTGTAGATTGTAGCCTACAATCTACGAGACAAGGCAAAATAAAACCCTCTAGCTGAACATTACATTAGGCCCCTGGGCGAATACAGGAGTTCGAAAGAGGGGAACGcacaagggtttcaagaaactAGGGGAAGGgcggattcattgttcttccatggatttccttatatttatctttttatttttacgcaaaatatctgaaaatagagGAGCCCAGGGCCCGCTCggccacccctagatccgcccctatTACAGGGGAACTGGGTACAACAGCTATTTGAATCATACAAATGCTCCTCTATTCACGGGTCATCTTGAAAATGGCCCTCGTTTTGAATGAGGCCAATGTTGGAATTAGTTTGTGATATTATACTTGAAAAGGATGTTATGAAATATGGATTCTGTTTCTAATATACTTGTAAAGGTTGCTATAAGATATGGATTCTATTCAGATCCCCTTCCCTGTCTTTCAAGGCACATTATACGCCCGTGTGTACATACCGGTGTCCTGTGGTCCCGTGTAATCTCCCCATGGCTGTCCATAGCGGAAGAGCTTCAAAGTGGGCCACTGGTGAATCCCGAATCTGTAGTAGCAAGTAGCTCGTCCAGCGCCGAAACAATCCATCTATTGGGAGACGAAAAATGGGGCTTACAAAAGTCCATCTATTGGGAGACAAAAAATGGGGCTTACAAAAGTCCATCTATTGGGAGACGAAAAATGGAGCTTACAAAAGTCCATCTATTGATACGAAAAATGGGGCTTACAAAAGTCCATCTATTGATACGAAAAATGGGGCTTACAAAAGTCCATCTATTGATACGAAAAATGGGGCTGACAAAAAGTCCATCTATTGATACGAAAAATGGGGCTGACAAAAGTCCATCTATTAATACGAAAAATGGGGCTTACAAAAGTCCATCTGTTAGGTGAGGTAGGCTCCAGCGCAGTGAACGCCCATAGTGTACGCCCATAGTGTACGCCCATAGTGTACGCCAATAGTGTACGCCAATAGCGTACGCCCATAGTGTACGCCCATAGTGTACGCCAATAGTGTACGCCCATAGCGTACGCCAATAGTGTACACCAATAGTGTACGCCAATAGTGTACGCCCATAGTGTACGCCCATAGTGTACGCCCATAGTGTACGCCCATAGTGTACGCCCATAGTGTACGCCCATAGTGTACGCCCATAGCGTACGCCCATAGTGTACGCCCATAGTGTACGCCCATAGTGTACGCCCATAGTGTACGCCCATAGCGTACGCCCATAGTGTACGCCCATAGTGTACAACAATAGTGTACGCCCATAGCGTACGCCCATAGTGTACGCCCATAGTGTACGCCAATAGCGTACGCCCATAGTGTACGCCCATAGTGTACGCCCATAGTGTACGCCCATAGTGTATGCCCATGGTGTACGCCCATAGTGTACGCCAATAGTGTACGCCAAAAGTGTACGCCAATAGTGTACGCCCATAGTGTACGCCCATAGTGTACGCCCATAGTGTACGCCCATAGTGTACGCCCATAGCGTACGCCCATAGTGTACACCAATAGTGTACGCCCATAGTGTACCCCATAGTGTACGCCAATAGTGTACGCCAATAGTGTACGCCCATAGTGTACGCCCATAGTGTACGCCCATAGTGTACGCCCATAGTGTACGCCCATAGTGTACGCCCATAGTGTACGCCCATAGCGTACGCCCATAGTGTACACCAATAGTGTACGCCCATAGTGTACCCCATAGTGTACGCCAATAGTGTACGCCAATAGTGTACGCCAATAGTGTACGCCAATAGTGTACGCCCATAGGTAAGCACGTGGTCTGTGTGCTATTTGTATTCATGAGTGCCTTGTGGCAAAAGTTAATAGAATACAGAATTAGAGATGAgtgggtagcctgtgtagTTATGTTGCGCCTATGTAGTGTTGCCTGTGTAGTTGTGTGAATATTTCTAGCTATGTATAGAATACATAATTAGAGATGAgtgggtagcctgtgtagTTATGTTGCGCCTATGTAGTATTGCCTGTGTAGTTGTGTGAATATTTCTAGCTATGTATAGAATATAGAATTAGAGATGACGCTGGGTGTGCGAGTCATGGGCGTCTCCCAGTTCTTATCGCTTACTTTGGCCATGACGAACTTGTGTTCCTTTGCGAGATCACGTGCAGCTTTCTCGTACTTGGGTCTCAGATTATCACAATCGCTACACCTGAGGTCATCGAGCAGAAATAGTTTTCAGGCAAGCCATGAGCAAACAATCATCATCTTCTACACCAACTCCCCTCTCAATTTATCCTAACCCTTAACAGCATTAAAGACACATTAAAGACACGGTCGATTTTCTTCCACGATTCAGGCGTTTGTATAAATGTGCCACGCAAAATCGAGCATTAATTCCAAGGCACTCCTTCAACTGCACGGGACCATCGATCAGGGTGTCATAATACAGCCTGCCGCCTGGATTAGCTTCAGATATTTGCGGGCAGCATTGCTGTAAACTGATTTAAattgttaataaaaaaatattgaatagatattatatttataCAGCATCAGTGTTCGCTGATTGCCTTATTATTTTGTTAGGCACAAGGGCAGAGACCTGTTTGTTTTAGCAGGTCTTTTTAGCATTGCCAATACTCATTTGGAACGTTTTTGTCGTCAACAAATGTGTGATAGAATATTTTCTGAACACTTTATGGCTGCCTTTTAAGTGCACAAGATAAATTTCCTAGGGAGTATATGATCTTGTTAGTGGGGTAAATGCCAGTCTTACCATGGTGCGTAGAAATCCACCAGCATGACTTCCTTGTCCTTAAGGAAGTTGTCGAAATCTTGGTCAGTCAACTCAAAAATTGGGTTCTCTTTCCTGGCGTAGGAAGGTGCGATAACGCACAACGCCACAACAAACGCGATCGCCAGCATTCTCTGGAACTAAACCAAGTTCTATCGCAGCAGATAGTGGAAAGTTAGGTCTAGCAATCCTCAGTCCGGTACAAGTCACTGTTGAATTATTCATGAGGTCATTAGTTGCTTCTTATTCCTGATTGGTTGGTTGACTACACGGTCATGATTCACTGATTTGATCAGCAAAATGACACAAGAATTATTCAACtgcaacaaaaataaactaaaaccGCTCCGAAAATTAACCCTTATTTGCCGTTAACTACAAGAAAATGCATATTTTTGTCTAGAGCAAACCACCAGATTCTTTATAGATAAATTTTTCTAATTGAATGAGAAAGGCATTTTATTCATATCTACGATCGTTTGCACGCGGTGCAGGAACAggttgtttatttttactgCCACGACAGCAGTCAGCGGTACTCCTCCCAAGAGCTCAAATACTACATTTAGATTTGGACACTGATTTACCGGGACGAGACATTAGACACTCGATGTGTGATTAACCGGGACCAGACATTAGACACTCGATGCGTGATTAACCGGGACGAGACATTAGAAACTCGATGTGTGATTTGGGGGAATGAGACATTAGACACTCGATCTGTGATTTGCGAGAACGAGACATTAGACTTTCGATGTGTGATTAGCGAGAACGAGACATTAGACATTCGATGTGTGATTAGCGAGAACGAGACATCAAACACTCGATGTGTGATTTGCGAGAACGAAACATTAGACACTCGATGTGTGATTTGCGAGAACAAAACATTAAACACTCGATGTGTGATTAGCGAGAACGAGACATTAGACATTCGATGTGTGATTAGCGAGAACGTGACATTAGACATCCGATGTGTGATTAGCGAGAACGTGACATCAGACACTCGATGTGTGATTTGCGAGAACGAGACATTAGACACTCGATGTGTGATTAGCAAGAACGAGACATTAGACACTCGATGTGTGATTAGCGAGAACGTGACATTAGACTCTCGATGAGTTATTAGCAAGAACGGGACATTAGACACTCGATATGTGATTACCAAGGACGAGACATTTGACTCTCGATGAGTGATTACCAAGGACGAGACATTAGACACTCGATGTGTGATTGGCGAGAGCATACTAGCATAATACACATGTTGAAAttctaatttgatgtcatttgCGTGAGGTGGCATTGATGAAAGATGTGCATTTCATTTTGGCTATGAGACAGACGATTTCGTACTCCACATACAAGTTTGTTATAAAAATAAGTATAAAAATAAGATATTTAATCATAAATTGGATGTATACATTGTATATCAAGACGCAATACTACAGCCGCTGTATCACAAAGAACTTGATTACAATTTTCAAGAGTGACCATCAATTCTATTCTTCGCCGACCATTCGCCTGATTTTGGCCAATAGCGCGCCAGCATCTCCCGACCCTGAGCCGGAGCCTGCCTTGGAACCAGACCCGCTCGCTACAACTGGTTGCGCAGAGACCTGGGTGGGGGATGACGTGACCACGACTTCACCGCTTCCTTCTGTAGCGTGACTCTGTGGTTTGTTGGCTGTTAGTTGTGGCTTGTCCGATGCCTCAGCGGTCTGTTTAGGTGCTGATTTCTTGTCGCCTGTTTTCAGGGCATCTTTGATAGCGCTTTCGATGTCGGCACGAAGGTCGTTGATCGATGGGCTGTCATCGCTTTTTGCTGATGACTGAAACATAAAGATTAGAGGATTATTaaagtcatcatcatttttattactgccaaaaatcaaaacaataattatttagtggtttatcaagctcatatttgtcgCCTCTACCACCACTGCCAAAACGTATCATCACCTCGTCGCTTATTGTCATAGTGGATGTCGCGGACATAAATATAAACAGCTTCCATTACACTGTGATCTCTTTTTACTTTCAATTCAAGCATACCACAAGCTAACGCGATTAGCAAGACGCTGGCTGGCGTAACTATTCACAAGCATACCACAAGCTAACGCGTTTAGCAAGACGCTGGCTGGTGTAACTATTCACAAGCATACCGCAAGCTAACGCGTTTAGCAAGACGCTGGCTGGTGTAACTATTCACAAGCATACCACAAGCTAACGCGTTTAGCAAGACGCTGGCTGGTGTAACTATTCACAAGCATACCGCAAGGTAACGCGTTTAGCAAGACGCTGGCTGGTGTAACTATTCACAAGCATACCGCAAGCTAACGCGTTTAGCAAGAAGCTGGCTGGCGTAACTATTCACAAGCATACCGCAAGCTAACGCGATTAGCAAGACGCTGGCTGGCGTAACTATTCACAAGCATACCGCAAGCTAACGCGTTTAGCAAGACGCTGGCTGGCGTAACTATTCACAAGCATACCACAAGCTAACGCGATTAGCAAGACGCTGGCTGGTGTAACTATTCACAAGCATACCACAAGCTAACGCGTTTAGCAAGACGCTGGCTGGCGTTACTATTCACAAGCATACCACAAGGTAACGCGTTTAGCAAGACACTGGCTGGCGTAACTATTCACAAGCATACCACAAGCTAACGCGTTTAGCAAGACGCTGGCTGGCGTAACTATTCGGATGACAACACCCGAGACTTGACCTCCAAACTGACTCTAGAGTACTTCAAGTTTCCTAGAGACTCTTATTCTATCATTTCTGCTCGGGTAACTCGAGTCCCTGCATACTCAAACTGAAAAAGTTACCTTTATATTAATTCCCCATTATTTTTTCTCGGACAACTCGAACTCCACACTAACTCCAaaaggggacttgcgctaagaaatCACAGGAcgttttgggtggcaaattcaagccaaaataaatacagaaatAAGTACGCCCGTCAAGTCAGAGAATGACGAACAAATAAcgtatttaaataaaaatcaacCGTTTCTGAAGAAAAATCTGGCTTTATCCGTAACCGCTAAATAAACTGCTTTTAGTaactgttattttgccgctaaaagcttGAGCACGCGCTtaccaaaaagtcacgtgatctcttagcgaaACTCTCCAATCGACTTCAAGTTCCCTGGACACTTTTCAGTTAATTCAGCTCGGATAACTTCCCGCTCCGAACTCGAGCTGTTTATTAACCTTCAGGGCAGAGTTAACGGGTCTACGTTAAATACCTTGTCATTAGATTCCGCGTTACTCTCATCTTCCGGGGTCTTGTCCTCAGTCGTTTCATCAGCTTCCGGTTGCACGACATCCACGGCTTCCTGGGGGAGAGACTGAGGCTGATATTGAGCCAGCGATGCTTGGGGCTGCGCCTGCGGTACCTTGAGATGTGGTATCATTGCGCGCGCTTGTTGTTGCTGGTAATACTGCTTATAGTAGGGCGAAGACTGCAGATACTGAGGATACTGGTACATAGGGATATTGCTTCGTCCGTAAAGAATATTATACTTTTTCATTTGTTCTTTCTTACGTCTTTGGACTATCTGTTGTCTTCTTGCCGCTAAAGCCTTTTGATAAGCTGCCTTTCGTAGTTTATACTGAGCTACCTCTTTGGCGTGCTTTTGTGCGGCATTCAGAATCCTTGGGAACTTCTGTAGGAAGTGTGTCGGCGCGGGTTTATAATGCGCAAGTTTTGATCTTGCTCCTGCCTTAAATGGCTTCTTAGCGATGGCCGCCTTCGTGACTCCAAACCTGCTTCCTGTGGCAGCCTCGGCCATCTTTTCTTTGTACTCCTTTAATCGCTTTTGCCAGTTTTTGTACGCCGCAATCATCTTTAGTTTGGCCCTCAGAATCTCAAGCGCTAGCATATTCCCGCCAAAATGGCTAGCGACTGGGTCGGGGCTCGCACTGACTTTTGGGCCGGTCACTGCAGCGGGGCCTGAAGCGTAAGCGCTAGCTTGGGGCTGGGATACCTGTAGTTGAGCTTGTGGACTGTTGAAGAAACCTTGCATAATTGGCGCACTGTTAAAAGCTTGGGGCTGAAGCGCAAATGGCATTGGTTGGGGTGCCTGTTGTGGCGCAAACTGTTGGGTCTGGGGCTGCATGAGTTGAGCAGCGTTATTCATTGGTTCAGAGGTGAACGGTGCTTGCTGGGAGGCTGTTGACGTCACGGATTCCATGTAGTTCACTAGTGCGGCTGTTGAGGAGGCGATTGGCAGAGTTATTAGGAGCATTGTGGCTTGGtgttggggggtggggaggggttACTCCCATAAAGATAGACTGggcaaaatatgttttaacaCTGATAGTTATTACAGACAAAATATTAAGCGCTCCGCTGACTTAAGGTTTAGAGGACCACCATTAGCGCAAAGGGCTGCCGAGAGTTAGTagagtaaaaaatattttgtcttTAGAGGGACTAACCATCAGTTCGTTGGCCAATATAGTCCCCTGCATATTTTCCAAACTTGAACAGTTTTACTGAAGGGTATCCttcaattttgaaattatCACATAAGACTTTGCTTCTGGGATCTGTACAGTCAACCTAAAAACGACACACAAGCAGACAAGTCAAACAACAGCTCAAAGCAATATTACCGACAAGAAAACAACATGACAATTCAAGTCAGGTCCATACCCAGGAGTTTAGGGTGAGGGTATCCGTCCTAGCTCGCAGTGGTTATTCGTATTTTATAGTGGACCTTCCATCAGCGAACACGCTGCACTTATGAACTTTACCTTTGcgtatgaagaaaacgttgtcgttttggggatCTGGTAACAAGAAATCTTAGTTTCTCTTTAAAGACCATTttccattgactaaagatggtcacattcactgtttttcttttcttttctgatTACAAAttaccgcgtttggcaaaa
Protein-coding regions in this window:
- the LOC116610688 gene encoding protein disulfide-isomerase A4-like, with the protein product MESSVFILLFFSAFSSGSANFVYDLNAQNFDQMIREKDIMLVDFYAPWCHHCQELLPQLEGAANALAAKGLFQFAKVDCTDPRSKVLCDNFKIEGYPSVKLFKFGKYAGDYIGQRTDAALVNYMESVTSTASQQAPFTSEPMNNAAQLMQPQTQQFAPQQAPQPMPFALQPQAFNSAPIMQGFFNSPQAQLQVSQPQASAYASGPAAVTGPKVSASPDPVASHFGGNMLALEILRAKLKMIAAYKNWQKRLKEYKEKMAEAATGSRFGVTKAAIAKKPFKAGARSKLAHYKPAPTHFLQKFPRILNAAQKHAKEVAQYKLRKAAYQKALAARRQQIVQRRKKEQMKKYNILYGRSNIPMYQYPQYLQSSPYYKQYYQQQQARAMIPHLKVPQAQPQASLAQYQPQSLPQEAVDVVQPEADETTEDKTPEDESNAESNDKSSAKSDDSPSINDLRADIESAIKDALKTGDKKSAPKQTAEASDKPQLTANKPQSHATEGSGEVVVTSSPTQVSAQPVVASGSGSKAGSGSGSGDAGALLAKIRRMVGEEFQRMLAIAFVVALCVIAPSYARKENPIFELTDQDFDNFLKDKEVMLVDFYAPWCGHCKRLAPEYETAAEALKKNDPPVPLAKVDCTEAGKDTCSKYGVSGYPTLKIFRNGEMSKDYDGPRDSSGIIRYMKKQAGPSSVEIKSVDHLEKKLDDAESNVVVGFLDGDDDLKNAFMRTANEMRDSFSFAHASVTDVLEKYNYKNQIVVFRPKHLHTKLEPSFIAYTGSPDDFYIKKFINAKAHGRVGQRTPDNEEQFPKPLCVVFFDVDWKKNAKGSKYWRNRVLKVTKFFDDKAMNFAIASFSDYERVLSDIGVTDKANPSAVVYNDAGDKFLMKEKFSVDSFKQFLEDYFAGSLKPHIKSEPLPESNDGPVKVVVGENFKEIVNDPTKDVLIEFYAPWCGHCKSLEPKYNELGEKLQDVKDIVIAKMDATANDAPPNFSVQGFPTIYWAPANNKENPEKYEGGREVSDFVDFIKRKATKPVNLDEKKKKKSKSEL